The following proteins are encoded in a genomic region of Archaeoglobaceae archaeon:
- the cas5b gene encoding type I-B CRISPR-associated protein Cas5b, which translates to MNLLRVKLHSWTASFRYPTFQSGYQPTLPAPPPSTIQGILSAAKGDIVSFRDLEFFGYVFISKGLGVDLEKIYPLGKPETDVIQREVLFDNELFLYLPQYWEIYFKKPRYQLLLGRSCDLATVEEIKKTSLEKKKNVPLGGTVVPIEAGIPGVVHALPVEFDYNVVPRKAKIVKPFIVLPFPRTLGQKKRQIFDKEIFYDPELEVGVWFHENVLSKI; encoded by the coding sequence ATGAACCTGTTAAGAGTTAAACTCCACAGCTGGACTGCGAGCTTCAGATATCCTACCTTCCAGTCAGGCTATCAACCAACTCTGCCCGCTCCACCCCCATCCACGATTCAAGGAATACTCTCTGCTGCAAAAGGGGACATAGTATCCTTCAGGGATTTAGAGTTCTTTGGTTATGTTTTCATAAGCAAAGGACTTGGGGTAGACTTGGAGAAAATCTACCCCCTCGGTAAACCAGAGACCGATGTTATCCAGAGAGAAGTTCTATTTGACAATGAACTATTTCTTTATCTACCCCAGTATTGGGAAATCTATTTTAAAAAGCCAAGATATCAGCTCTTGCTTGGAAGATCTTGCGATTTGGCAACGGTAGAAGAAATAAAAAAGACTTCATTAGAAAAGAAAAAGAATGTCCCACTCGGTGGAACAGTTGTGCCTATTGAGGCTGGAATTCCTGGAGTTGTTCATGCTCTGCCGGTTGAGTTCGATTACAACGTAGTCCCGAGAAAGGCAAAAATTGTGAAACCATTCATAGTTCTACCATTTCCCAGAACTTTAGGGCAAAAGAAAAGGCAGATTTTTGACAAAGAAATCTTCTACGATCCGGAATTAGAGGTTGGTGTATGGTTCCATGAAAACGTGCTTAGCAAAATTTAG
- the cas7i gene encoding type I-B CRISPR-associated protein Cas7/Cst2/DevR codes for MRFVVGLVLVDAPHSALNMFGIDQSVPDRNITRVKKFRRGRDQYPYVSPQAWRYWWRETLRERFNWELSPLFREEKQVFTSANPVKYPDDDVFGYMRAYKVGNKNVSVTRVSPLKTTPLVSILPERSSVTVDEGFASRHEGDPVPYSQEFYSTILKGAFSLDLDSVGRFSILDKSGFKNILKAEEIPAGKGEEAKNIKSEFDEMTNLAKKLEVTISTQEWIMPSEIRKKRAVDTIKALKFIFGGAKLAQYLTDVSPKFIILAMVEGGINPFISGIFYEDKGEVKFDSNALKSRILDLKEIFNPKTIYIGKDNGFMPEWNNDLDNLCKDDKLKEEEFVIKLGTVGSAIEEFTKEIEQYYEPVKS; via the coding sequence ATGAGGTTTGTTGTCGGGTTGGTTTTGGTAGATGCTCCACATTCGGCTTTGAACATGTTCGGAATAGACCAGAGCGTTCCGGATAGAAACATAACGCGAGTGAAAAAGTTTCGACGTGGTAGAGATCAGTATCCATACGTATCTCCACAGGCTTGGCGCTACTGGTGGAGAGAAACTCTAAGAGAACGTTTTAATTGGGAACTTTCACCGCTCTTTAGAGAAGAGAAACAGGTTTTTACGTCTGCAAATCCTGTTAAATATCCGGACGATGATGTATTTGGATATATGAGGGCTTATAAAGTAGGAAACAAAAACGTAAGTGTTACAAGGGTTTCTCCACTGAAAACAACACCCTTAGTCTCTATACTCCCAGAAAGAAGCTCGGTTACAGTTGATGAGGGATTTGCATCAAGACACGAAGGTGATCCGGTGCCTTACTCTCAGGAATTCTACTCAACAATTTTAAAGGGAGCTTTTTCACTGGATTTGGATTCCGTAGGTAGATTCTCAATCTTGGACAAATCCGGGTTCAAAAACATACTCAAAGCTGAAGAAATTCCGGCTGGAAAGGGTGAAGAAGCCAAAAATATAAAGAGCGAGTTTGATGAAATGACTAATTTAGCAAAAAAGTTGGAGGTAACAATTTCTACCCAAGAGTGGATTATGCCGTCTGAGATTCGAAAAAAGAGAGCGGTTGATACAATAAAAGCTTTAAAATTCATTTTTGGCGGAGCAAAGCTTGCACAGTATCTCACTGACGTTTCACCCAAGTTTATTATTTTGGCTATGGTGGAAGGAGGAATAAATCCATTTATCTCTGGCATCTTCTATGAAGACAAGGGAGAGGTCAAATTCGATTCTAACGCTCTAAAGTCAAGAATCTTAGACTTGAAAGAAATATTTAATCCAAAGACCATCTACATCGGTAAAGACAATGGATTTATGCCAGAGTGGAACAATGACTTGGACAATCTTTGCAAAGATGACAAATTGAAAGAAGAGGAATTCGTAATTAAACTTGGAACCGTTGGAAGTGCTATTGAAGAGTTCACTAAAGAAATAGAACAATATTATGAACCTGTTAAGAGTTAA
- the cas8a1 gene encoding type I-B CRISPR-associated protein Cas8b1/Cst1, giving the protein MSLLEWTGHPFVDAGLAAVLLLANKNDPTDLTEKDVESAIDFVSKLYARDEWNSKIIHGMIFPNNGILMANPAMKKRRTSENIAKNLNELFSEIKNSSGGFNCVICGERPAYDKKEVYRAVFPLLGSGDVTNYFHSGNPKGADICAHCLFLAQFMPIACYRLPRILLIHAYPYDIMLELNKDAIRDVKLTQLASNAENFTKPENYLFHRIKEITRKVGTHKYWERASINLYYFVCNNQTQVLDIIHVPTSAMVFAAYAELVDSLGWNKILMAGWRNRDTRFEELERNYRNEVYSRLLNEESILEYFFDRQNRNTNAKWELLNFYCVEVLGMDEKSLEFIKSIGDRIVETLQKLPENKLRDRVRELERAERRYQFEMFFIRLEKDRLELGLEKPLLSYEEFASILTAYGEDLNVSWRTAKNLLLFRIYERLHEKLLKVGEVEAQGEAEMIFAGGEET; this is encoded by the coding sequence ATGAGCTTGTTGGAATGGACTGGTCATCCTTTTGTAGATGCTGGGCTTGCTGCGGTATTATTGTTGGCGAATAAGAACGATCCAACTGATTTAACAGAAAAAGACGTAGAATCTGCAATAGATTTTGTTTCAAAACTATACGCAAGAGATGAATGGAACTCCAAGATAATCCATGGAATGATTTTTCCAAACAATGGAATTTTGATGGCAAATCCAGCCATGAAAAAACGAAGAACATCAGAAAATATTGCAAAGAATTTGAACGAGCTATTTTCAGAGATTAAAAATAGTTCAGGAGGATTTAATTGTGTCATCTGCGGTGAAAGGCCCGCATATGATAAAAAAGAGGTTTATCGGGCAGTTTTTCCATTGCTTGGTTCTGGCGATGTTACGAACTACTTCCATTCTGGAAATCCAAAGGGTGCAGACATTTGTGCCCATTGTTTATTTTTGGCTCAGTTTATGCCAATCGCGTGTTATCGACTTCCGAGGATTCTCTTGATTCATGCCTATCCCTACGACATAATGTTAGAGCTTAACAAAGATGCGATAAGAGATGTAAAATTGACTCAGCTTGCATCCAATGCCGAAAATTTCACAAAACCGGAAAACTATTTATTTCATAGAATAAAAGAGATAACGAGAAAAGTTGGGACGCATAAATACTGGGAAAGGGCTTCGATAAATCTTTATTATTTCGTTTGTAATAATCAGACACAGGTGCTTGACATAATCCATGTTCCTACCTCTGCAATGGTGTTTGCTGCTTATGCGGAACTTGTTGACAGTTTAGGATGGAACAAAATACTAATGGCGGGTTGGAGAAACAGAGATACAAGATTTGAAGAACTTGAGAGGAATTATCGCAACGAAGTCTATTCAAGACTTCTAAATGAGGAGAGCATTTTGGAATACTTCTTCGATCGCCAAAACAGAAATACTAACGCTAAATGGGAACTTTTGAATTTTTATTGTGTGGAGGTGTTGGGAATGGATGAGAAGTCTTTAGAATTTATTAAAAGTATTGGAGACAGAATTGTTGAAACCCTTCAAAAATTGCCAGAAAACAAATTAAGAGACAGAGTTAGGGAACTCGAGAGAGCAGAGAGGCGATACCAATTTGAGATGTTTTTTATTAGGCTTGAGAAGGATAGATTGGAGCTCGGTTTAGAAAAACCCTTACTAAGCTATGAGGAATTTGCAAGTATCCTTACGGCTTATGGTGAAGATCTGAACGTTTCTTGGAGAACCGCGAAGAATTTGTTGCTCTTTAGGATTTATGAGAGATTGCATGAGAAGCTTTTGAAAGTTGGAGAAGTCGAAGCCCAAGGAGAAGCTGAAATGATTTTTGCTGGAGGTGAGGAAACATGA
- the cas6 gene encoding CRISPR-associated endoribonuclease Cas6: protein MRLKLSFRIPSPSLINVNYSYHLASAIYRAIERAEPKLSMELHLPNVPKFFTFSKLMIPKKRIEGDKIIAESEEVHLFFSSIRNEIAQKLVEGLFMKPEIKLGNSKLLLSQVEILEEKKITDKEKFVTLSPINVSKAENGKAVDLYPTQREFYEVLKQNLIKKYFLLHGKEPESKEVEFKPISFKPKRIKIKDTWHRCVEMVFEAKGNPELLEIGYKAGFGAKNSMGFGMVKVV from the coding sequence ATGAGATTAAAGTTATCATTTCGAATTCCATCCCCCTCACTAATAAATGTAAATTACTCCTATCATCTTGCATCTGCAATTTATAGAGCTATTGAAAGAGCAGAACCAAAGCTTTCCATGGAACTTCACTTGCCAAACGTTCCAAAGTTTTTCACCTTCAGCAAGCTCATGATTCCAAAGAAGAGGATCGAGGGGGACAAAATAATTGCAGAGTCTGAAGAAGTTCACCTATTCTTTTCCTCAATTCGCAACGAAATAGCACAAAAGCTGGTAGAAGGGCTTTTTATGAAGCCAGAGATCAAGCTTGGAAACTCTAAGCTTTTGTTATCTCAAGTAGAGATCCTTGAGGAGAAGAAAATCACCGATAAGGAGAAGTTTGTCACTCTAAGCCCGATAAACGTTTCAAAGGCGGAGAATGGAAAAGCAGTAGATCTTTATCCCACCCAGCGAGAGTTTTACGAAGTTTTAAAGCAGAACCTTATCAAGAAATACTTTCTGCTTCATGGGAAAGAGCCTGAAAGCAAAGAGGTTGAATTTAAGCCGATAAGCTTCAAGCCAAAGAGAATCAAGATCAAAGACACGTGGCATCGCTGTGTTGAAATGGTATTCGAAGCTAAAGGAAACCCAGAATTGCTCGAGATCGGCTACAAGGCAGGTTTTGGGGCGAAGAATTCGATGGGGTTTGGTATGGTGAAGGTTGTATGA
- a CDS encoding radical SAM protein, producing MVRGLERYSAINLGEAVAKFQILKRIPAEKGERFEDSLKIHSKLKKEFRKIFAESSIEILKEEPAKYSLLHLKRDLLMDMLKECNFCERKCRVNRYESKGFCKCSAKSYYSSEFLHLGEEPELVPSHTIFFNRCTFACVFCQNYDIVYSDDLPANLKELAMLIDIRYRQGSRNVNFVGGNPDQHAHTIAEILLQVKSNIPVVWNSNMFHSEELAEIIEDFVDVWLGDFKYGNNDCALRYSKAPKYMEVVTRNFLRAKDNGELLIRHLVMPNHVECCTARVVEWVAENLGKDVRFNLMFQYHPTFKAYDYPEISRRLTGEEMKKAYEIASRRLSNLV from the coding sequence GTGGTTAGAGGTCTTGAGAGGTACAGTGCAATAAATCTCGGAGAAGCGGTCGCAAAATTCCAAATATTGAAAAGAATCCCAGCTGAAAAGGGTGAAAGATTTGAGGATAGCTTAAAAATTCACTCTAAGCTGAAAAAGGAGTTTAGAAAAATCTTTGCAGAATCCAGTATCGAAATCTTGAAAGAAGAGCCAGCTAAATACTCTTTGCTTCATCTAAAAAGAGATCTGCTTATGGATATGCTGAAAGAGTGCAATTTTTGCGAGCGAAAGTGCAGAGTTAACAGATACGAATCAAAAGGCTTTTGCAAATGCTCTGCAAAGAGCTATTACAGCAGTGAATTTCTCCATCTTGGCGAAGAACCAGAGCTTGTACCGTCTCATACGATTTTCTTCAATAGATGCACCTTTGCGTGTGTTTTCTGTCAAAACTACGATATAGTCTACAGCGATGATTTGCCTGCCAATCTCAAAGAGCTTGCGATGCTCATCGACATCCGCTACAGACAGGGAAGCAGAAACGTGAACTTCGTAGGTGGAAATCCTGATCAGCATGCACACACAATTGCTGAGATTCTTCTTCAGGTTAAATCAAACATTCCAGTCGTTTGGAATTCGAACATGTTTCACAGCGAAGAACTTGCAGAAATAATCGAGGATTTTGTCGATGTTTGGCTTGGAGATTTCAAATATGGCAATAATGACTGTGCTTTGAGGTATTCAAAAGCTCCAAAATACATGGAAGTTGTTACAAGGAACTTTTTAAGAGCAAAAGACAATGGTGAACTCCTTATAAGGCATCTTGTCATGCCAAATCACGTGGAATGTTGCACCGCAAGAGTAGTGGAATGGGTTGCAGAAAATCTTGGCAAAGACGTTAGATTTAACCTCATGTTCCAGTATCATCCAACCTTTAAAGCATACGATTATCCAGAAATTTCGAGAAGGCTAACGGGTGAGGAAATGAAAAAAGCTTATGAAATAGCTTCAAGAAGATTAAGTAACCTTGTATGA
- a CDS encoding AAA domain-containing protein, whose protein sequence is MNLLELLDKIEKVVEKKVKEKEVYDAEVLARKGEIAIIFSSGSIPTGSVVAWLENEIIPFGWVIDVRRTKKGYILAVKEFESLEGERLIEAENLLGIALRKEIVSRMDEILDFKYWSGAKKVLPPEWLDKWQKECFSASCSLEEGEILLVIGPPGTGKTTFIVESAKKLSREERVWITSNTNIAVDNVLEKLEKALRIGHPSKLTEDVKRHSVEAKILSGITFGDYEELATRIHNAYREIAKIQEEMLNTGRIAVGSTILKGAMSIIRNYEFDTVFIDEASNTCISLALLALERAKKAVIVGDPYQLPPVYEINVPNAVRFSAFNYLYELYGKSLWLRRHYRCNADIIAFSAKEIYGNLEIDSRCLDVKIPKVETSIPELGDPERPVLFIDCDGEEKKVGRSKINELEAELACQICDELVEVIGEEEIGIITPYLKQKELIKSILNDFGVNCEVATVHSYQGREKEVIIYSITATQNLFFASDKKIFNVALTRARGKFIAIGNSKSIKNKNFLLSKFLDYAKQKGGYISVRKVF, encoded by the coding sequence ATGAACTTATTGGAATTACTGGATAAAATTGAAAAGGTTGTTGAGAAAAAGGTTAAAGAAAAAGAAGTTTACGATGCTGAAGTTCTTGCAAGGAAGGGCGAAATTGCAATTATCTTCTCTTCTGGGTCGATACCAACAGGAAGTGTTGTTGCATGGCTTGAAAACGAAATCATCCCATTTGGGTGGGTAATAGACGTCAGAAGAACGAAGAAGGGTTATATTCTTGCGGTAAAGGAGTTTGAAAGTCTGGAAGGTGAAAGGCTAATTGAGGCCGAAAACCTGCTCGGTATAGCTCTAAGAAAGGAGATTGTAAGCAGAATGGATGAAATTCTCGATTTTAAATACTGGAGTGGTGCTAAGAAAGTTCTTCCTCCAGAATGGCTTGATAAATGGCAGAAAGAGTGCTTTTCTGCATCATGCTCTCTTGAAGAAGGGGAAATCCTTCTTGTAATTGGCCCTCCTGGAACGGGAAAGACTACCTTTATAGTAGAATCTGCAAAAAAGCTTTCCAGAGAGGAGAGAGTATGGATTACTTCAAACACAAACATAGCAGTTGATAACGTTTTAGAAAAGCTTGAGAAGGCCCTGAGAATTGGACATCCGTCGAAGTTAACCGAAGACGTGAAAAGGCATAGTGTAGAGGCAAAAATTCTCTCGGGAATAACTTTCGGCGACTACGAAGAACTAGCTACGAGGATCCACAATGCCTATAGAGAGATAGCGAAAATCCAAGAGGAAATGCTGAACACTGGCAGAATAGCTGTTGGATCGACGATTTTAAAGGGTGCAATGAGCATAATACGAAACTACGAGTTTGATACAGTTTTTATAGATGAGGCAAGCAATACCTGCATTTCTTTGGCTTTGTTGGCACTTGAAAGAGCAAAGAAAGCTGTAATCGTTGGTGATCCATATCAGCTTCCACCAGTTTATGAGATAAATGTGCCAAATGCGGTCAGATTTTCTGCTTTTAATTACCTTTACGAGCTATATGGAAAAAGTCTTTGGTTAAGAAGACATTACAGGTGCAATGCAGACATCATTGCTTTTTCTGCAAAAGAGATTTACGGAAACCTTGAGATTGACTCAAGATGTTTGGATGTTAAAATTCCGAAAGTTGAGACAAGCATACCTGAATTGGGCGATCCGGAGAGACCTGTTTTGTTTATAGATTGTGATGGAGAAGAGAAAAAGGTGGGCAGATCAAAGATAAATGAGCTCGAGGCGGAGTTAGCTTGTCAAATTTGCGACGAGCTTGTGGAGGTAATTGGCGAAGAAGAGATCGGGATAATAACCCCATATTTAAAGCAGAAAGAGCTTATAAAGTCGATTTTGAACGACTTTGGAGTAAACTGCGAAGTCGCCACTGTGCACAGCTATCAGGGAAGAGAAAAAGAAGTGATAATATATTCGATCACTGCAACACAAAATCTATTTTTTGCTTCGGACAAGAAGATCTTCAACGTTGCTCTGACAAGGGCAAGAGGAAAATTCATTGCAATAGGCAATTCAAAGTCCATAAAGAATAAAAATTTCCTTCTTTCAAAGTTTTTGGATTATGCAAAACAAAAAGGTGGTTACATTTCTGTTAGAAAAGTATTTTAG
- a CDS encoding macro domain-containing protein codes for MVVYKGIQIEALHEDITKLEVDAIVNAANTHLYMGGGVAGAIKRAGGKEIEEEAVKQGPIKIGTAIATSAGRLKAKFVIHSPTMELDFKTDENKVRLAMIAALKKAEELNVSSIAFPALGTGVGGLAKDLVAKIMVEELKKHIDRGTKLKKIILADINEEQVGFLKKSLVS; via the coding sequence ATGGTTGTATACAAGGGTATTCAGATTGAGGCGTTGCATGAAGATATCACAAAACTTGAAGTTGATGCGATTGTAAATGCCGCGAATACGCATCTTTACATGGGAGGAGGTGTTGCAGGGGCTATAAAAAGAGCAGGGGGCAAGGAAATCGAGGAAGAAGCGGTAAAGCAAGGTCCTATAAAGATTGGAACTGCTATTGCAACTTCTGCAGGAAGGTTGAAAGCGAAATTCGTGATCCACTCTCCAACCATGGAGCTTGACTTTAAAACAGATGAAAATAAAGTCCGTCTTGCGATGATCGCTGCCTTAAAAAAGGCTGAAGAGCTGAATGTTAGTAGTATAGCATTTCCAGCACTTGGTACCGGGGTTGGAGGGCTTGCAAAAGATCTTGTGGCAAAAATCATGGTTGAAGAACTTAAAAAGCATATTGATCGTGGAACTAAGCTTAAAAAAATTATTCTCGCCGATATAAATGAAGAACAGGTTGGATTTTTAAAAAAGAGCTTGGTGAGCTGA
- a CDS encoding fumarylacetoacetate hydrolase family protein: MIGRFLVNGKIYQGNFELKKGRVIFDSVEFPIDCVKFLPPVIPSKIIAVGLNYVDHAEELGMPIPEEPIIFMKPPSAVVGDGDPILIPRLSNRVDYEGELAIVIARRCKNVAREKARDFILGYTCFNDVTARDLQAKDGQWTRAKSFDTFAPLGPYIVELDDPRELKIETRVNGEVKQRSSTSKMIFDAFSLLEFISSIMTLEAGDIIATGTPAGVGTLRAGDVVEVEIEKIGILRNPVVSSSTEV, encoded by the coding sequence ATGATCGGAAGATTTCTGGTTAATGGGAAAATTTATCAGGGAAATTTTGAGTTAAAGAAGGGGAGAGTGATCTTTGATTCAGTCGAGTTTCCAATTGATTGCGTAAAGTTCCTGCCACCGGTTATTCCAAGCAAGATCATTGCGGTTGGGCTGAATTACGTTGATCATGCAGAAGAGCTTGGGATGCCAATTCCAGAAGAACCGATCATTTTTATGAAACCTCCAAGTGCAGTAGTCGGTGATGGGGATCCAATCCTGATTCCAAGGCTATCAAACAGGGTTGATTACGAAGGGGAGCTTGCAATCGTGATTGCAAGGCGATGCAAAAACGTGGCAAGGGAAAAAGCAAGGGATTTCATTCTTGGCTACACCTGTTTCAACGATGTAACTGCTAGAGATCTGCAAGCTAAAGATGGACAGTGGACAAGGGCTAAAAGCTTCGACACTTTCGCTCCGCTCGGGCCATACATAGTCGAACTCGACGATCCCAGAGAGCTGAAGATTGAAACAAGAGTAAATGGAGAGGTTAAGCAGAGATCGAGCACTTCAAAAATGATTTTCGACGCTTTTAGCCTTTTGGAGTTCATATCATCGATAATGACCCTTGAAGCGGGTGACATTATAGCTACTGGAACCCCAGCCGGAGTTGGAACGCTGAGAGCTGGTGATGTGGTAGAAGTTGAGATTGAAAAAATCGGAATTCTCAGGAATCCAGTTGTGAGTAGTTCAACTGAAGTATAG
- a CDS encoding DUF996 domain-containing protein, translated as MAISTVRGYGLVGSIMVLFDLYLGYLGIGRTGLIAVLGLVFLLMGVREIANEANYPKIFRNYLIFFIFTTLFFIFQLFTLNVVFLWILLLIGAVFLRMSFNKIADSSGITMFKHSALIYLVGAVLFIVFVGLLLLPIALALQAIAFYSLPDAIEQIREEYAEDFEEEIIPEGSPEEKGL; from the coding sequence ATGGCAATATCCACAGTTAGAGGCTACGGTCTTGTCGGTAGCATCATGGTGCTTTTTGACCTTTATCTGGGATATCTGGGCATCGGGAGAACTGGCTTGATTGCAGTGTTGGGACTTGTGTTTTTGCTGATGGGAGTTAGAGAAATAGCTAATGAAGCAAATTATCCAAAAATATTCAGAAATTACCTGATATTCTTCATCTTTACAACGCTATTCTTCATATTTCAGCTTTTCACGCTGAATGTGGTTTTTCTTTGGATCTTGTTATTGATAGGGGCGGTATTCCTCAGAATGAGTTTTAATAAAATCGCTGACAGTTCTGGTATTACAATGTTTAAGCACTCAGCCCTGATTTACCTTGTTGGTGCGGTATTGTTCATCGTTTTTGTCGGACTACTCTTACTGCCAATTGCTCTTGCATTGCAAGCAATTGCCTTCTATAGCCTTCCAGACGCAATTGAGCAGATCCGCGAAGAATACGCCGAAGATTTTGAGGAAGAAATCATACCTGAAGGGTCTCCCGAAGAAAAAGGTCTTTAA
- a CDS encoding dihydroorotate dehydrogenase electron transfer subunit, which produces MFMVEVTKVVKHSDNIATIYFNKKINSYPGQFVMLNLLGYEEIPLSLSSPNSVTVKAVGETTRAIVEGNFGFVGIRGAFGKPFSISDNALLIAGGIGIAPLKFLHDFLLNMGYNVDVIYGAKNAEELIWVDDLKNAIFASEDGSFGFKGTVLDLLKEVDFKEYNRIYCCGKEEMMRKVYKLLKSENCLHKAEFSLERFMRCGIGVCGSCVLKNGFRVCRDGPVFKAHSLKDIFEEV; this is translated from the coding sequence ATGTTCATGGTTGAAGTTACTAAAGTTGTGAAGCATTCAGATAATATAGCCACAATCTACTTCAACAAGAAGATTAACTCTTATCCCGGGCAATTTGTAATGCTTAACCTTCTTGGCTATGAAGAAATTCCTCTCAGTCTGTCTTCTCCGAATTCTGTCACGGTAAAGGCGGTCGGAGAAACAACAAGAGCAATCGTCGAAGGAAATTTTGGATTTGTGGGGATAAGGGGGGCATTCGGAAAACCATTTTCAATCTCGGATAATGCTTTGCTCATAGCAGGGGGGATTGGAATAGCCCCACTGAAGTTTCTTCACGACTTTCTCCTGAATATGGGTTATAATGTAGACGTTATCTATGGTGCAAAAAATGCTGAAGAGCTTATATGGGTAGATGATTTGAAAAATGCTATTTTTGCAAGTGAAGACGGCAGTTTTGGATTTAAGGGAACCGTTTTGGATTTATTAAAGGAGGTCGATTTTAAGGAATACAATCGGATTTACTGCTGTGGAAAAGAGGAGATGATGAGAAAAGTTTACAAGTTATTAAAATCAGAAAATTGTCTGCATAAGGCAGAATTCTCTCTTGAAAGATTTATGCGTTGTGGCATTGGTGTTTGTGGATCTTGTGTTCTTAAGAATGGATTTAGGGTATGCAGAGATGGACCTGTTTTTAAAGCTCATTCTCTGAAAGATATTTTTGAGGAAGTGTAG
- a CDS encoding RNA-guided pseudouridylation complex pseudouridine synthase subunit Cbf5: MKLEKFFVLEEIEPDERYGCHPSRRSIEEHIKKGFVCIDKPMGPTSHEVVVWVRKILQVDKTGHAGTLDPRVTGVLPIFIETATKLVKFLQESGKEYVCLMRLHGEVKEEKIREVFRLFTGKIFQKPPLKSAVKKQLRIREIYSMEILEISGRDILFKVSTESGTYIRKLCKDMGEVLGVGAHMQELRRTKTGKFTEEDCYTLHDLLDAFIFWREDGEEKYLREIVKPMELAVADLPKIVIKDTAVDAICHGANLSIKGVAYIEKNIKEGDIVAIFTAKEELVALGRALMSAEKMVELKKGFIVDVERVVMDRGVYPSVWKSSQ; the protein is encoded by the coding sequence GTGAAGCTTGAAAAATTCTTTGTGCTTGAAGAAATTGAGCCGGATGAAAGATATGGCTGTCATCCCTCAAGACGAAGCATTGAGGAGCACATAAAAAAAGGATTTGTATGTATAGATAAACCAATGGGGCCTACGAGTCATGAAGTTGTAGTATGGGTTAGAAAAATTCTTCAAGTGGATAAAACTGGCCACGCTGGGACTTTGGACCCAAGAGTCACTGGTGTGCTGCCAATCTTCATAGAGACTGCTACAAAACTCGTTAAATTCCTTCAGGAGTCTGGAAAAGAATACGTCTGCTTGATGAGACTTCATGGAGAAGTAAAAGAAGAAAAAATAAGAGAAGTTTTTAGGCTTTTTACAGGAAAAATCTTCCAAAAACCACCTCTTAAATCTGCTGTAAAAAAACAATTGAGGATCAGAGAAATTTACAGCATGGAAATCCTTGAGATTTCTGGTCGAGATATCCTTTTTAAGGTATCAACAGAGTCTGGAACCTATATTAGGAAACTTTGCAAGGATATGGGTGAAGTTCTTGGTGTTGGTGCACATATGCAGGAGCTAAGGCGAACCAAGACCGGCAAATTCACAGAAGAGGATTGCTACACGCTCCACGATCTTTTAGATGCTTTTATATTTTGGAGAGAAGATGGTGAAGAGAAATACTTAAGAGAGATTGTAAAACCCATGGAATTAGCAGTTGCGGATTTACCCAAAATAGTGATCAAAGACACTGCAGTTGATGCCATTTGTCATGGGGCGAATCTTTCGATAAAGGGTGTGGCGTATATAGAGAAGAACATAAAAGAGGGAGATATAGTTGCAATTTTCACTGCAAAGGAAGAACTTGTAGCTCTTGGAAGAGCCTTAATGTCTGCAGAAAAAATGGTTGAATTAAAGAAGGGCTTTATAGTGGATGTTGAAAGAGTCGTGATGGACCGCGGAGTTTACCCAAGTGTATGGAAAAGCTCTCAGTAG